From a single Sorghum bicolor cultivar BTx623 chromosome 5, Sorghum_bicolor_NCBIv3, whole genome shotgun sequence genomic region:
- the LOC8080003 gene encoding LOW QUALITY PROTEIN: GDSL esterase/lipase At5g03600 (The sequence of the model RefSeq protein was modified relative to this genomic sequence to represent the inferred CDS: deleted 1 base in 1 codon), whose translation MLFVFGDTFVDPAGNLAPTSEKSKASRQWFYPYGRSDSAHHNNPTGRVSDGLVQSDFLGSKDDVDASGVNFATAGASAYDSLSRQIDKLSRLVTRGTIEDRDLDDSIGVALIAFNGAGDYASVTVSTSSDQVMALSDKVTDAIADGVKRACCTGTHERDADGGYCGREDASGTPQYTLCSNPQDFFYWDYMHPTQAGWNAVMDRLQGSIHDFLRN comes from the exons ATGCTCTTTGTATTCGGGGACACCTTTGTGGAC CCGGCCGGCAACCTTGCACCGACGTCGGAGAAGAGCAAGGCGTCTCGTCAGTGGTTCTACCCCTACGGCCGCTCAGACTCTGCTCATCACAACAATCCAACCGGCCGAGTCTCCGATGGACTCGTGCAATCTGATTTCCtag GCTCCAAGGACGACGTGGACGCATCTGGCGTCAACTTCGCAACGGCCGGGGCCAGCGCGTACGATAGCCTCTCGAGGCAGATTGATAAGCTGAGCAGGCTTGTGACGCGCGGAACCATCGAGGATCGGGACCTCGACGACTCGATCGGGGTTGCACTCATCGCCTTCAACGGCGCCGGCGACTATGCAAGCGTCACCGTATCCACCAGCTCCGACCAG GTAATGGCCTTGAGCGACAAGGTGACGGATGCCATTGCTGACGGCGTGAAGAG GGCGTGTTGCACCGGCACCCATGAACGGGATGCTGACGGCGGCTACTGTGGACGTGAGGACGCCAGTGGCACACCTCAGTACACTCTATGCTCAAACCCTCAGGATTTCTTCTACTGGGATTACATGCACCCCACACAGGCCGGCTGGAACGCCGTCATGGACCGCCTCCAGGGATCCATCCATGATTTCTTACGCAACTAG